Proteins found in one Oryza glaberrima chromosome 4, OglaRS2, whole genome shotgun sequence genomic segment:
- the LOC127770419 gene encoding uncharacterized protein LOC127770419 yields MKLKTSQSTDPFVRKFKTEKKEMRTQVAFGQGNSSYARSFPMQSSADGSASKLPKEYVEPWDYTHSDYPVTLPLRRPYSGDPEILNEEEFGESSATGAQDGELTTAEELGLMHRSDKAQLLFFQMPASLPLPKQPDSVAETDKGDGVDAEPTSTTSKEMHAGTRPPKVLGSKLKDLPGGFMGKILVYRSGKVKMKIGDSLFDVSPGSNCMFVQEVAAINAREKHCCTLGEISKRAIITPDIEHLLDSFDKMEA; encoded by the exons ATGAAGCTTAAGACATCGCAG AGCACAGATCCCTTTGTGAGAAAATTTAAGACTGAGAAAAAGG AAATGCGTACTCAAGTTGCATTTGGACAGGGGAACTCGTCGTATGCAAGATCATTTCCCATGCAAAGTTCAGCGG ATGGATCAGCTTCAAAATTACCAAAAGAATATGTTGAACCATGG GACTATACCCACAGTGACTATCCTGTTACTCTCCCACTGAGGAGACCCTACTCTGGAGATCCTG AAATTCTTAATGAAGAGGAGTTTGGAGAGTCTTCTGCCACCGGAGCCCAAGATGGTGAATTAACCACAGCAGAAGAACTTGGACTAATG CATCGGTCAGACAAAGCACAGTTGCTTTTCTTCCAGATGCCTGCATCTCTTCCATTACCAAAGCAGCCAGACTCAGTCGCAGAGACAGATAAAGGCGATGGGGTGGATGCTGAACCTACAAGCACAACCTCTAAGGAGATGCATGCAGGAACAAGGCCACCAAAAGTCCTTGGCTCTAAGCTCAAAGACCTTCCAGGAGGTTTCATGGGGAAGATACTTGTATATAGGAGCGGtaaagtgaagatgaagatcgGAGATTCACTCTTTGAT GTCTCTCCGGGTTCAAATTGCATGTTTGTCCAGGAGGTTGCGGCAATTAACGCCAGAGAAAAGCACTGCTGCACCTTGGGAGAGATCAGCAAGCGCGCGATCATAACCCCGGACATCGAGCATCTACTGGATTCTTTCGACAAGATGGAAGCGTAA